A DNA window from Branchiostoma lanceolatum isolate klBraLanc5 chromosome 17, klBraLanc5.hap2, whole genome shotgun sequence contains the following coding sequences:
- the LOC136423111 gene encoding atrial natriuretic peptide receptor 1-like — protein sequence MASWKAAITTTAFLLVLGGGKSEEYRVLIMMTTTRHDADGDVELYFSAKRMAAGAIMAIDAVNNDPNLLSGHVLTYTYVDTECDPVQGTGQALENIFNGSYSGFIGPTCSQVCRPVANLAAYWNLPVFTPLCNAISMHDKDHFSTLVRFFGPAITWGSFYVGICRRFGWNRFAVVSHWDIGWTIPANGIVEYSEELNMTVSSYHVLGQDDSLEKVLTQATRHARIILLSGPGALIRRLMLIAHDLGLTGGDYVFFCLRYFRHDEIFGNFSWRTGDSRDADAREAYKSLFVLSLYRPGNDVSRTFSRDVRRRSRETFSYEFHPDEEVSVMAAIAYDTVHIYAHALNETLAFGEDPYDGRRLAERVRNRTFEGVQGWVTLDANGDRETNYMMYSFQDGHMKAVGYYFGHSGEYEDVPGTTIRWPGGGLTPPPDMPYCGFDEEKCPFDLRHSRYGPIYTLGLALILPIIFLLVGYTIYHRHTMEKKLAFKTCQLRSQDIIPIRTSSTSSKNSLSAGLSVGQENSSCRLAEYKNTVYVMKELRVDGNRATLKRGTQKELTQLCELNHPNLARIVGACLEAPNCCVLIDHCSKGSLQDILKNASIKLDWTFRWSLIMDIVKGVEYLHNSFLKCHGSLKSTNCVVDSRFVVKITDFGLWRLRKKRRISLEEPKFDALHLNNNAVTLLKYAQDQLWMAPEVLRGSTERSQKSDVYSFALILHEIAFRRGVFYQDGSQLSPKDIITRVALSLSGMPFRPTILEEDCPIGLSSLMKQCWAETPEERPDCKVIGAVVRRISGMKSENILDNLLARMEHYADNLESLVQEKTAQVLDEKKRAEDLLERLLPRTVANQLKHGGTVHPETFDSVTVFFSDIVGFTAMSAASSPIEVVDMLNDLYTCFDDIIGHYDVYKVETIGDAYVVVSGLPERNSNHAAEIARMSLEMLKAVQTFRIRHRTSEQLKLRIGIHTGPCAAGVVGRKMPRYCLFGDTVNTASRMETYGMALRIHVSETTYQALCQTERFQLESRGEMDIKGKGPLRTYWLLGEKDGIVQESFV from the exons ATGGCTTCGTGGAAAGCCGCGATAACAACCACGGCGTTCCTCCTGGTGCTCGGCGGGGGAAAGAGCGAGGAGTACCGAGTACTCATTATGATGACCACGACGCGTCACGACGCCGACGGAGACGTGGAGCTGTACTTCAGCGCCAAGAGAATGGCGGCAGGGGCTATCATGGCTATCGACGCCGTCAACAACGATCCAAACTTACTTTCAGGTCACGTTTTAACGTATACTTACGTTGACACAGAATGCGACCCGGTACAAGGTACCGGACAAGCTCTGGAAAACATTTTCAACGGAAGCTACAGTGGTTTCATCGGGCCTACATGTTCCCAAGTCTGTAGACCAGTAGCTAACCTAGCAGCCTACTGGAATCTTCCAGTCTTTACCCCTCTCTGTAACGCTATAAGTATGCACGACAAAGACCACTTTTCAACGCTCGTGCGATTTTTCGGGCCTGCTATAACGTGGGGGAGTTTTTACGTGGGGATTTGTAGAAGGTTCGGGTGGAATCGTTTCGCAGTGGTGAGTCACTGGGACATCGGGTGGACCATCCCCGCCAACGGAATAGTAGAGTACTCCGAGGAGCTGAACATGACCGTCTCGTCCTACCACGTACTTGGTCAGGACGACAGTTTGGAAAAGGTCCTGACACAGGCGACAAGACACGCCAGAA TTATTTTGCTGTCCGGTCCCGGAGCCCTTATCCGCCGCCTGATGCTGATAGCGCACGACCTGGGTCTGACTGGAGGGGACTACGTCTTCTTCTGTCTCAGGTACTTCCGACATGACGAGATCTTCGGCAACTTCTCCTGGAGAACAG GTGACTCCCGGGATGCTGACGCCCGTGAAGCCTACAAGTCGTTGTTTGTGCTGTCGCTGTACAGGCCGGGCAACGACGTTTCTCGGACTTTCTCGCGTGACGTCAGACGACGATCTCGCGAGACTTTCTCTTATGAATTCCATCCAGACGAGGAG GTTTCGGTCATGGCCGCTATTGCCTACGACACCGTCCATATCTACGCGCATGCTCTCAACGAAACACTAGCATTTGGGGAGGATCCTTACGACGGACGCCGCCTAGCGGAAAGGGTGCGAAATAGGACGTTTGAAG GAGTACAGGGTTGGGTGACTCTGGACGCTAACGGAGACAGGGAGACCAACTACATGATGTACAGCTTTCAGGATGGTCACATGAAG GCTGTTGGGTACTACTTTGGTCACAGCGGTGAGTACGAGGACGTTCCGGGCACGACGATCAGGTGGCCGGGGGGAGGACTAACACCCCCTCCCGACATGCCGTACTGCGGGTTCGACGAGGAAAAGTGTCCATTCG ATCTCCGTCATAGCCGGTATGGACCCATCTATACCCTAGGCCTAGCGCTGATATTGCCCATTATTTTTCTCTTAGTCGGATACACTATCTACCACAG GCATACAATGGAAAAGAAGTTAGCCTTCAAGACATGTCAACTGAGATCTCAGGACATCATTCCTATCAGAACAAGTTCTACAAGTTCTAAG AATTCTCTGTCAGCTGGTTTAAGTGTCGGGCAAGAGAACTCTTCTTGCAGATTGGCTGAATACAAG AATACAGTTTACGTCATGAAGGAACTTAGAGTTGATGGGAACCGTGCAACTCTGAAACGAGGCACGCAGAAGGAACTGACGCAG TTGTGTGAGCTGAATCATCCCAACCTGGCCCGGATTGTCGGCGCATGCCTAGAAGCTCCCAACTGCTGCGTTCTTATAGACCATTGCTCCAAGGGAAGCCTGCAG GATATACTGAAGAATGCGTCTATCAAATTGGACTGGACATTTCGATGGTCTCTTATTATGGACATTGTAAAA GGTGTGGAGTACCTTCACAACAGTTTCCTGAAGTGCCACGGGAGTCTGAAGTCCACCAACTGTGTGGTGGACAGCCGCTTTGTGGTCAAGATCACGGACTTCGGCCTTTGGAGACTGAGAAAGAAGAGACGCATTTCTTTGGAGGAACCCAAGTTTGACGCGCTTCACCTCAACAACAATGCTGTTACTCTACTGAAATACGCACAAG ACCAGCTCTGGATGGCGCCTGAGGTGCTACGCGGCAGCACGGAGAGATCTCAGAAATCTGATGTCTACAGTTTTGCTCTCATTCTTCACGAAATCGCCTTCAGACGAGGGGTGTTCTACCAAGACGGGAGCCAACTATCACCAAAAG ACATTATAACACGGGTGGCGCTGTCTCTGTCCGGAATGCCCTTCCGGCCTACAATTTTGGAGGAGGACTGTCCGATCGGACTGTCCAGTCTCATGAAACAGTGTTGGGCAGAAACACCGGAGGagagaccggactgtaaggtcaTCGGTGCAGTCGTCAGAAGAATAAGTGG CATGAAGAGTGAGAACATCCTGGACAACCTGCTGGCCCGTATGGAGCACTATGCAGACAACCTGGAGTCCCTGGTGCAGGAGAAGACGGCTCAGGTCCTGGACGAGAAGAAACGAGCAGAGGACCTGCTGGAACGACTCTTACCAAG GACTGTGGCCAATCAGCTGAAGCATGGAGGTACGGTCCACCCCGAGACGTTTGACAGTGTGACCGTGTTCTTCAGCGACATCGTCGGTTTCACGGCAATGTCCGCAGCTAGTAGCCCAATAGAA GTTGTAGACATGCTGAATGACCTGTACACATGTTTTGATGACATCATTGGCCATTACGATGTTTACAAG GTCGAAACGATAGGTGACGCTTATGTCGTGGTGTCCGGGCTGCCAGAGAGAAACAGCAACCATGCAGCAGAAATAGCGCGGATGTCCCTGGAGATGCTCAAGGCTGTTCAGACGTTCAGAATAAGGCACAGGACATCAGAACAACTAAAACTCCGTATCGGCATCCACACTG GTCCGTGTGCGGCCGGGGTTGTGGGTAGAAAGATGCCTCGGTACTGTCTGTTCGGAGACACCGTCAACACGGCGTCACGTATGGAGACGTACGGAATGG CCCTTAGAATACACGTCAGTGAGACTACCTACCAAGCCCTGTGTCAGACCGAAAGATTCCAGCTCGAGTCGAGGGGAGAAATGGACATAAAG GGCAAAGGACCCCTGAGAACGTACTGGCTGCTTGGAGAAAAGGATGGCATTGTGCAAGAAAGCTTCGTATGA
- the LOC136423114 gene encoding bcl-2-related ovarian killer protein homolog B-like isoform X1, with protein sequence MDLVGGEGGVDQPLPSLDEEHEHDSDGEELETIDSSGEEGRGVSARVRKFLREFSVKACLRSAKDSVLDLRQYVLDVPETLKASLWSQAAPTEKSVIDESRQLIRDYINGRLKKSNLTRGRLPDAKRRPTEVSSQLQKMGGELERMYPHLYRDVSRQINITLSSESILETSFETVANELFSTGITWARVVAMFAVAGAFAVDCVHQGHPMFTRRLVDIVVDFTDRKLSSWLVQEGGWYGLVKHFRGDGRTNMFWAISGIGAAIGLAATFFVIDL encoded by the exons ATGGATCTGGTGGGAGGGGAAGGCGGTGTGGATCAACCTCTGCCTTCCCTAGACGAGGAACACGAGCATGATTCTGACGGGGAAGAATTAGAGACTATCGACTCCAGCGGGGAGGAGGGCAGAGGTGTATCGGCACGTGTGCGGAAATTCCTGCGGGAGTTCAGCGTCAAGGCCTGCTTGAGGAGTGCCAAGGACTCGGTACTGGATTTACGACAATACGTGCTGGACGTGCCTGAAACTCTTAAAG CTTCGCTATGGTCCCAGGCAGCACCCACAGAAAAGTCCGTTATCGACGAGTCCAGGCAGCTCATACGGGACTACATCAACGGTCGCCTGAAGAAATCTAACCTGACCCGCGGTAGACTTCCCGATGCCAAACGAAGACCAACTGAG GTGTCGTCCCAGCTTCAGAAGATGGGAGGGGAGCTAGAGAGGATGTACCCACACCTGTACCGGGACGTGTCCAGACAGATCAACATCACACTGTCGTCCGAGTCCATCCTCGAGACCAGTTTTGAG ACGGTTGCTAACGAACTGTTCAGTACGGGGATCACGTGGGCGCGGGTTGTGGCGATGTTTGCGGTGGCGGGTGCCTTTGCCGTGGACTGTGTTCACCAGGGACATCCCATGTTCACACGCCGGCTGGTGGACATCGTGGTGGACTTCACCGACAGGAAACTGTCCTCGTGGCTCGTGCAGGAAGGAGGATGG TACGGTCTAGTGAAACACTTCCGTGGAGACGGGAGAACGAACATGTTCTGGGCGATCAGCGGGATCGGAGCAGCCATTGGTCTAGCCGCAACATTCTTCgtcattgacctttga
- the LOC136423114 gene encoding bcl-2-related ovarian killer protein homolog A-like isoform X2, producing MPRRRKRSSVASQVFTSWASLWSQAAPTEKSVIDESRQLIRDYINGRLKKSNLTRGRLPDAKRRPTEVSSQLQKMGGELERMYPHLYRDVSRQINITLSSESILETSFETVANELFSTGITWARVVAMFAVAGAFAVDCVHQGHPMFTRRLVDIVVDFTDRKLSSWLVQEGGWYGLVKHFRGDGRTNMFWAISGIGAAIGLAATFFVIDL from the exons ATGCCACGTCGTAGGAAACGAAGCTCAGTTGCAAGTCAAGTCTTCACATCATGGG CTTCGCTATGGTCCCAGGCAGCACCCACAGAAAAGTCCGTTATCGACGAGTCCAGGCAGCTCATACGGGACTACATCAACGGTCGCCTGAAGAAATCTAACCTGACCCGCGGTAGACTTCCCGATGCCAAACGAAGACCAACTGAG GTGTCGTCCCAGCTTCAGAAGATGGGAGGGGAGCTAGAGAGGATGTACCCACACCTGTACCGGGACGTGTCCAGACAGATCAACATCACACTGTCGTCCGAGTCCATCCTCGAGACCAGTTTTGAG ACGGTTGCTAACGAACTGTTCAGTACGGGGATCACGTGGGCGCGGGTTGTGGCGATGTTTGCGGTGGCGGGTGCCTTTGCCGTGGACTGTGTTCACCAGGGACATCCCATGTTCACACGCCGGCTGGTGGACATCGTGGTGGACTTCACCGACAGGAAACTGTCCTCGTGGCTCGTGCAGGAAGGAGGATGG TACGGTCTAGTGAAACACTTCCGTGGAGACGGGAGAACGAACATGTTCTGGGCGATCAGCGGGATCGGAGCAGCCATTGGTCTAGCCGCAACATTCTTCgtcattgacctttga
- the LOC136423114 gene encoding bcl-2-related ovarian killer protein homolog A-like isoform X3, with protein MLRTRRRLRRASLWSQAAPTEKSVIDESRQLIRDYINGRLKKSNLTRGRLPDAKRRPTEVSSQLQKMGGELERMYPHLYRDVSRQINITLSSESILETSFETVANELFSTGITWARVVAMFAVAGAFAVDCVHQGHPMFTRRLVDIVVDFTDRKLSSWLVQEGGWYGLVKHFRGDGRTNMFWAISGIGAAIGLAATFFVIDL; from the exons ATGTTACGTACACGTCGCAGATTACGCCGGG CTTCGCTATGGTCCCAGGCAGCACCCACAGAAAAGTCCGTTATCGACGAGTCCAGGCAGCTCATACGGGACTACATCAACGGTCGCCTGAAGAAATCTAACCTGACCCGCGGTAGACTTCCCGATGCCAAACGAAGACCAACTGAG GTGTCGTCCCAGCTTCAGAAGATGGGAGGGGAGCTAGAGAGGATGTACCCACACCTGTACCGGGACGTGTCCAGACAGATCAACATCACACTGTCGTCCGAGTCCATCCTCGAGACCAGTTTTGAG ACGGTTGCTAACGAACTGTTCAGTACGGGGATCACGTGGGCGCGGGTTGTGGCGATGTTTGCGGTGGCGGGTGCCTTTGCCGTGGACTGTGTTCACCAGGGACATCCCATGTTCACACGCCGGCTGGTGGACATCGTGGTGGACTTCACCGACAGGAAACTGTCCTCGTGGCTCGTGCAGGAAGGAGGATGG TACGGTCTAGTGAAACACTTCCGTGGAGACGGGAGAACGAACATGTTCTGGGCGATCAGCGGGATCGGAGCAGCCATTGGTCTAGCCGCAACATTCTTCgtcattgacctttga
- the LOC136423113 gene encoding epithelial-stromal interaction protein 1-like — MSRSFTVRPANAKQQRPGMEGTSPGRGGGRGRGRGATGNQGPSYRDIDLGQGARPRDKTTGGTGQQGATGQTEGNGNAIPEERFKRGDGYTLVVPNEKKRQSVLKQGQKELEAYQKHKESRRPANFSYVGTVGGPNIPEDEVRRQQEQENRRQRMNMKDKREQYRQTQKQQEDKQIQMKKDYYRGQAQKKEVRQKKENKEREKRLAEDHRQKNQAFLDRLEAQQRRGRPRAGVKSTAGDSHGSKEVVKEEQEEEGFEEEENPLAELRDLYPNYDVQMLSEILQSADGDLDEAIALLRV, encoded by the exons ATGAGTCGATCATTTACCGTACGGCCTGCAAACGCTAAACAACAGCGTCCGGGTATGGAAGGGACGAGTCCTGGTCGTGGCGGTGGGaggggaagggggaggggggcgactgGTAACCAGGGGCCGAGCTACCGAGACATCGACCTCGGACAGGGGGCTAGACCGAGGGACAAGACTACCGGAGGAACTGGACAGCAGGGCGCTACTGGACAGACCGAGGGGAACGGCAACGCAATCCCCGAAGAGAGATTCAAAAG GGGTGACGGTTACACCTTGGTGGTACcaaatgagaagaaaaggcaaaGTGTCTTAAAAC AAGGTCAGAAAGAGCTAGAAGCCTACCAGAAGCACAAAGAGAGCAGAAGACCTGCAAACTTCTCCTATGTCGGTACTGTGG GTGGACCAAACATACCTGAAGATGAAGTCAGAAGACAACAAGAACAGGAGAACAGAAGGCAAAGGATGAACATGAAG GACAAGAGAGAACAGTATAGACAAACCCAGAAACAACAGGAggataaacaaatacaaatgaaGAAGGACTACTACAGAGGACAG GCTCAGAAGAAAGAAGTAAGACAGAAAAAAGAGAACAAGGAAAGGGAAAAGAGGTTGGCAGAAGACCACAGGCA AAAGAATCAGGCTTTTCTGGATAGACTGGAGGCACAACAGAGGAGAGGGAGACCTCGTGCAGGTGTCAAGAGTACTGCAG GAGACAGCCATGGCAGCAAGGAAGTAGTAAAAGAGGAGCAGGAGGAGGAAGGTTTTGAGGAGGAGGAAAATCCACTAGCAGAACTACGTGACCTTTACCCAAACTACGATGTACAAATGTTGTCAGAAATCTTACAAAGTGCTGATGGTGACTTGGACGAAGCTATTGCCTTACTTAGAGTTTAG
- the LOC136423408 gene encoding keratin, type I cytoskeletal 9-like produces the protein MDLTSPGGGGRGERRGRGGRKGRGTSGNVQGQSYLGQGGRPRDGTVQQGNQTPTGQQAYGAAYRGDYGGGYKGRSEGGYGGGHGYEVGYGEAYRGDYGGGYEGRSGGSYRRDFGGGYGSGYDGGYGEAYGGGYKGRSGGGYRGDYGGGYFGGYREDYGKCYSLKDDDHDQKLNQKLTWWEQKEKEKKEEKKQREDDALDDLHHKYPSYDVQELTEILERTDFNVDDAAGEIDEKERQERLQKKKEEKRKRGDDAIGEFHRRYGATLYPSDQELREILERHDFNVDDAVDEIDEENDYFW, from the exons ATGGATTTAACGAGTCCTGGCGGCGGCGGAAGGGGGGAGAGAAGGGGTAGGGGAGGGAGAAAGGGGAGGGGGACGTCCGGTAACGTGCAAGGGCAGAGTTACCTCGGGCAGGGAGGTAGACCGAGGGACGGGACCGTACAACAGGGGAACCAAACACCTACTGGTCAACAAGCCTATGGTGCAGCCTACAGGGGGGACTATGGAGGCGGCTACAAAGGACGATCCGAAGGGGGCTATGGAGGTGGTCATGGCTATGAAGTAGGCTACGGTGAAGCCTACAGAGGGGACTATGGAGGTGGCTACGAAGGACGATCCGGAGGGAGCTACAGACGGGACTTTGGAGGAGGCTATGGGAGTGGCTATGACGGAGGCTACGGAGAAGCCTATGGAGGCGGCTACAAAGGACGCTCCGGAGGGGGCTACAGAGGGGACTATGGAGGAGGCTATTTCGGTGGCTACAGAGAAGACTACGGAAAATGCTACAGTTTGAAAG atgatgatcatGACCAGAAGCTGAACCAGAAGCTGACATGGTGGGAGCAGaaggaaaaggaaaagaaggaggagaagaagcaGAGGGAGGACGATGCCCTCGACGATTTACATCATAAATACCCCAGCTATGATGTACAGGAGTTAACAGAAATCTTAGAAAGAACTGATTTTAATGTAGATGATGCCGCTGGTGAAATTGATGAGAAAGAGCGGCAGGAACGGctacagaagaagaaggaggagaagaggaAGAGAGGAGACGATGCCATCGGCGAGTTTCATCGTCGATATGGTGCGACGTTGTACCCAAGTGATCAGGAGTTGAGAGAGATCTTAGAAAGACATGATTTTAATGTAGATGACGCCGTTGATGAAATTGACGAGGAGAATGATTATTTTTGGTAA
- the LOC136423116 gene encoding uncharacterized protein, protein MSAPTTRLREFKSAVPDPTPSTYRYGRTVEGLYPGQVGRVSYQMKEAPLHQSYRFLPEFTLRAPYTHDKENPFKNVNYTEASWEYAHPTNPAPLPQTPGDPVRRPHTVDVYGLPDQTFRTSYGDSFNRRGQLWDTRDPLDVTRLKAKKRVTFDS, encoded by the exons ATGAGTGCCCCAACAACACGACTGAGGGAATTCAAGTCTGCAGTACCGGACCCAACCCCTAG TACGTATAGATACGGGAGGACCGTAGAAGGGTTATACCCCGGACAGGTCGGACGGGTCTCATACCAGATGAAAGAGGCTCCCTTACATCAAAGTTACAG ATTTCTTCCTGAGTTCACGTTGAGAGCACCCTACACCCATGACAAGGAAAACCCATTCAAGAACGTTAACTACACG GAAGCGTCCTGGGAATACGCTCACCCCACCAACCCCGCGCCCCTGCCGCAGACGCCAGGCGACCCCGTGAGACGGCCCCACACGGTGGACGTGTACGGTCTGCCCGACCAGACCTTCCGCACCAGCTACGGGGACTCCTTCAACAGGAGAGGCCAGCTGTGGGACACACGGGATCCGCTAGATGTCACCAGACTCAAGGCCAAGAAAAGAGTTACTTTTGATTCATAG